Proteins from a single region of Sesamum indicum cultivar Zhongzhi No. 13 linkage group LG5, S_indicum_v1.0, whole genome shotgun sequence:
- the LOC105162563 gene encoding eukaryotic translation initiation factor 3 subunit E → MASKYDLTQRIAPQLDRHLVFPLLEFLQERGLYPEEDLLKAKIELLNNTNMVDYAMDIHKSLYRSDDVPTEMVERRAEVVGRLKALEEAAAPLITFLQNPNAVQELRADKQYNLQMLNDRYQIGPDQIEALYQYAKFQFECGNYSGAADYLYQYRALCTNNERNLSALWGKLAAEILMQNWDIALEELNRLKEIIDSKSFSSPLNQVQSRIWLMHWSLFIFFNHDNGRTQIIDLFNQDKYLNAIQTNAPHLLRYLATAFIVNKRRRPQFKEFIKVIQQEQYSYEDPITEFLACLYVNYDFDGAHKKMKECEEVILNDPFLGKRVEEGNFTSIPLRDEFLENARLFIFETYCRIHQRIDMSVLAEKLNLNYEEAERWIVNLIRTSKLEAKIDSKTGTILMEPNHANVYEQLIDHTKALSGRTYKLVSQLLEHAQAQVTR, encoded by the exons ATGGCGTCGAAGTACGACTTGACGCAGCGGATAGCGCCGCAGTTGGACCGGCATCTGGTGTTCCCACTTCTTGAATTCTTGCAGGAGAGAGGTTTGTACCCCGAGGAAGATCTTTTGAAGGCGAAAATTGAGCTTCTTAACAATACGAACATGGTCGATTATGCTATGGACATTCACAAATCCCTCTACCGATCCGACGACGTTCCCACCG AAATGGTGGAAAGGAGAGCTGAGGTGGTGGGTAGGCTTAAGGCATTGGAAGAGGCAGCAGCTCCTTTGATTACATTTCTGCAGAATCCTAATGCAGTTCAGGAATTGAGGGCTGACAAACAGTACAATCTTCAGATGCTTAATGATCGCTATCAG ATTGGTCCAGATCAGATAGAAGCGTTGTATCAATATGCCAAATTCCAGTTTGAATGTGGAAACTACTCTGGTGCTGCTGATTACTTGTATCAGTACAGGGCCTTGTGCACCAATAATGAAAGGAATTTAAGTGCATTATGGGGAAAGCTAGCAGCAGAGATATTGATGCAAAATTGGGATATCGCACTAGAGGAGCTTAACCGCttgaaggaaattattgactctAAG AGTTTCTCTTCTCCGTTGAATCAAGTGCAGAGTAGAATATGGCTAATGCATTGGAGTTTGTTTATCTTCTTCAACCACGACAATGGAAGAACACAGATTATTGACTTGTTTAATCAGGACAA gTATCTGAATGCAATTCAAACAAATGCACCTCATCTTTTACGTTACCTGGCAACTGCTTTCATTGTCAACAAAAGGAGGCGGCCTCAATTTAAGGAATTTATAAAGGTGATCCAGCAAGAGCAGTACTCTTATGAAGATCCCATTACTGAGTTTTTGGCTTGTCTATACGTCAACTATGATTTTGATGGGGCTCATAAAAAGATGAAAGAATGTGAAGAA GTGATATTGAATGACCCATTTCTTGGGAAGCGAGTTGAAGAAGGAAACTTTACCTCCATACCATTAAGAGATGAGTTCCTTGAAAATGCACGCCTTTTCATCTTTGAGACCTATTGCCGTATTCATCAGCGCATTGACATGAG TGTGCTTGCTGAGAAActgaatttgaattatgagGAGGCAGAAAGATGGATTGTGAATCTTATAAGGACCTCAAAGCTTGAAGCTAAGATTGATTCAAAAACAGGAACAATTTTAATGGAGCCCAATCATGCCAATGT GTATGAACAGCTTATTGATCATACAAAAGCACTTTCTGGCCGCACTTACAAATTGGTCAGCCAGCTTCTGGAACATGCTCAGGCTCAGGTTACCCGGTAG